The following are encoded together in the Macadamia integrifolia cultivar HAES 741 chromosome 10, SCU_Mint_v3, whole genome shotgun sequence genome:
- the LOC122091878 gene encoding FCS-Like Zinc finger 8 has product MLKRSRSVTSKQALMADHASLPSPTDRYIRHASSFFSSPRSFTGFASKGFSETDSLVSPTSILDIKPFSGPGTPTFSDRSSSKSPEPSLENKHPWEKLESGGVGLGLVDALSDDKFNNFSKPDSRMVLFGSQLKIQIPPFPPSVLSPADSPKSPADFGIKTRNSQLGFFSPGSVNKSPFGSVNPGLETPTTPRVFTGCLSASEMELSEDYTCVISHGPNPKTTHIFDNCIVESCCGVVGFSASRKENFFSDQSRFPSENFLSFCYACKKNLGQGKDIYMYRGEKAFCSSECRYQEMMFDGGIEKHDLD; this is encoded by the coding sequence ATGCTTAAGAGATCCAGATCAGTGACCAGTAAGCAAGCTCTCATGGCTGATCATGCTTCTCTGCCATCTCCAACTGACAGATACATCAGGCATGCTTCatctttcttcagttctccaaGGTCGTTTACAGGCTTCGCTTCAAAGGGGTTTTCTGAGACGGATTCATTGGTGAGCCCAACTTCAATTCTTGACATTAAACCATTCTCTGGTCCTGGAACTCCAACCTTTTCCGACAGAAGCAGTTCCAAATCCCCAGAACCCAGTCTGGAGAACAAGCATCCATGGGAGAAACTAGAATCAGGAGGGGTTGGGCTTGGTCTTGTTGATGCTCTCAGTGATGATAAATTTAACAACTTCTCCAAACCTGATAGCCGGATGGTTCTGTTTGGATCACAGCTAAAGATTCAAATTCCTCCTTTCCCACCATCCGTTCTCTCTCCAGCTGATTCCCCCAAATCCCCTGCAGATTTCGGCATCAAGACTCGAAATTCTCAGTTGGGTTTTTTCTCTCCAGGTTCAGTGAACAAATCTCCATTTGGGTCTGTGAATCCAGGCCTTGAAACTCCTACAACTCCTCGAGTTTTCACAGGTTGTCTCTCTGCGAGCGAAATGGAACTTTCTGAAGATTATACTTGTGTAATCTCCCATGGACCGAACCCTAAAACAACACATATCTTTGATAATTGCATTGTAGAGAGTTGCTGTGGAGTTGTTGGGTTTTCTGCATCGAGAAAGGAGAATTTTTTCTCCGATCAGTCTCGCTTCCCTTCTGAAAATTTCCTCAGTTTCTGCTACGCATGCAAGAAGAATCTAGGACAGGGGAAAGACATCTACATGTACAG